A genomic window from Limibacillus sp. includes:
- a CDS encoding phytanoyl-CoA dioxygenase family protein yields MPLSPEEIERYRQEGYLIPNFRLSEEKLGRIREAYERLLAAHSGDPDFSPDFILGPHMTSGYGVKGDPAWLEFARDPELLDMLEQLMGPDIILWGVTIFGKPAGVGKATPWHQDGDYYPIEPLETTTIWISLDGSYPENGCMKMIPGSHRERRVFKHHWEEKPDQTLAQVIDEDQVDLSQATDIVLEPGQISIHDVYMVHGSQPNSSDKRRMGLVLRYMPGHCYYNHGGGQATEDAGSRHGYSSRPLFLLRGQDRSGRNDFSRGH; encoded by the coding sequence ATGCCGCTCAGCCCAGAAGAGATCGAACGCTATCGGCAAGAGGGCTACCTGATTCCCAACTTCCGCCTCTCGGAGGAGAAGCTGGGCCGCATCCGAGAGGCCTACGAGCGTCTGCTGGCCGCGCACAGCGGCGATCCCGACTTCTCGCCCGATTTCATCCTGGGGCCCCACATGACCAGCGGCTATGGCGTGAAGGGCGACCCGGCATGGCTGGAGTTCGCGCGCGATCCGGAGTTGCTGGATATGCTCGAGCAGCTGATGGGTCCGGACATCATCCTCTGGGGCGTCACGATCTTCGGCAAGCCCGCGGGCGTCGGCAAGGCGACCCCCTGGCATCAGGACGGCGACTACTATCCCATCGAACCCCTGGAAACCACGACCATCTGGATCTCGCTGGACGGGTCCTATCCCGAGAACGGCTGCATGAAGATGATCCCCGGCAGCCATCGGGAGCGCCGGGTTTTCAAACACCACTGGGAGGAGAAGCCCGACCAGACACTGGCTCAGGTGATCGACGAGGATCAGGTGGATCTCTCCCAGGCCACCGACATCGTTCTGGAGCCCGGCCAGATCTCCATCCACGACGTCTACATGGTGCACGGTTCCCAGCCCAACAGCTCCGACAAGCGGCGCATGGGTCTGGTGCTGCGCTACATGCCGGGCCACTGCTACTACAACCACGGAGGCGGGCAGGCGACCGAGGACGCGGGCTCGCGCCATGGCTATTCCAGCCGCCCGCTGTTCCTGCTGCGCGGCCAGGACCGAAGCGGCCGCAACGACTTCTCGCGCGGCCATTGA